The sequence below is a genomic window from Schistocerca gregaria isolate iqSchGreg1 chromosome 5, iqSchGreg1.2, whole genome shotgun sequence.
ATTGAATTCAACACATATCTGCATAAAATCCTGAAATAATACAGACCATAGGTTCTGTCTGATAAAAATCTACTCATAGTATGGTTACAAAATGAACATTAATTAAATCTGTACATCCACAGAATAGTGAAAACTTTTGAATAGCTCATAAAGTTAATTGACTAAGAAAATACATCAGGTGACAGCACGTACCTTCAAGAGATGAAATACAAGTACTGCCAATGATACCATTCAAAGTATTGTATAAGGAAATTATAGCTTTTAGAACTATCATTTTCTACATCACAGAGGAAAGCTGGATATGTTGGGGTAGGTTGGAAAGGAGGGCATGGTCAGCAGGACACCAGGTTAAGTGAGACCCAACCTTTCTGAGGACAACAGGAGATATATTTTTATCTGCAGTACTTGGAATTTAACTTGTAAGGTAAGTATTGGACACCCACCCTGTAGCTTTATAGGATGATTTtataggaaaaaatataaaattacaaagaGGCAAAGTGGCTGGCTTTCTCGAGGCAAAATTCCAGTATAGACAAAATACACATTAAAAATCGAGATAAGTACTACCCAGACATCCTGTCTTTTTGTAATTTTCTCATAGGAATTGTTCTCCAGAGTATATATAGTAATCACAAAAAAGAATGTACTCACTCTTTGGCTACATCTCCAATTTTAACATCTTCTTCTTGTTTAATCTGAGTGGGCAAGTGGACATCTTGTGCTTGACTAGGAACTGCTTCTTCAAAGCTGGAGTGTATTTCTGCAGTAGTAATCTCCTCTTTCTGaaatcaaatgaaaagaaaatactgtTTACCTAgctaacacaaattatgaaataaataatgcaaagaaacaaaataccttttcatttcttttcagcGTCACCTTCTCAAGACCAATTCCAGGCAAATCTCTGGTATCCTGAAAATCTGAGTTTTGTTCTCTAAGAGGAACTTCTTTTTCAATCTCATTGTGGTTAAACTGTTGGCCATTACTATGTTCTGTTTCTCCTATCACTCTATGTGGCTTTGGAGCAGCTTTTTCAGGATTTTCCACAAGTAAAACTAGACaactgaaaaagagaaaaaaacagcttataatattaataaaatcttttttttaatcggcagcatttaaaaatatttatctctGAAAGATATGAGGAAATTACGCTCAGGTGGAATCCTTTTGCagaattaaatgtcattaattctgATAAAGAAGAAGCCAGACTTCCATCATGCTGTAACTACCAGATTAGTGTGTGTTCTGCTTCCTAGTTCACACATGAAGTTTGGCGTGATTTGGTCATAAGAAGCCGCCGAGCCTGCTAGTGCGACAGCAGTTGCTTGCGCAACCTGCTGGCTCTTAGTACTAATGACAATAAAGGCCAGAGTGAAAGGCTCTGTCAGCCATTTGTGATGCatatggtggtggaggtggtggtggtgatgtttgatttgtggggcgctcaactacgtggtcatcagtgcccatacgaagtcccaatttttacatactCCAATTTtcatacacagtccaatctagccactatgatgaatgataatgatgatgatgatgattaaatgatgaggacaatataaATGCCCAGTCCATGAGCAGAGAAAGTCCCCAATccggccaggaattgaacccgtgaccccgtgatcgagaggcaCCAACACTAGGCACTAGACCACGAGGTGcgaacaggtggtggtggtggtggtggtatgtatAGGGCActcaacagtgaggtcatcagcggCTGTACTCAACTAAAAGAGTAGAAGTGTGGTTATCAGTTGTGGGAAGCctaaacaaaatgtaaattaaaaaatgGGATCCACAGCCAACCTGGGACTCTCTCACTCACACTGTCACACACAAGATGGATGTCTCAGGGCAGTGTGTAAGTAAAGAACACAAATGTAACTATGCAACATCTGACATACTGGAACAAGTAGCTGTGCCTACACGATCCACTGgaaaataaaatatgaagcaaccacccccaaaaacacattaaaaccttctatCTAAGCCACTATTAAGAAGACCAGACATCacacagaatcttagaacatgcacCACATTGGATTCATCACCACCTACAATGGACAGCAGGTCAATTGGTAAGTGGCCCTCATAGTTTGGTGTAAAGAGCATTTGGTTAAAATATGGTGTACAGAAACCTGTACACCACAAGCACTGCAAACTGCTGGTTCTTCATGCTCTAGGAGGAATTCATGCATCAGAGGACAGTGTCCTGTCTGGAGCTGCATTAAAAGTACTTGTTCCTATCACAGTGGGCGGAAGGAGGAACACCACGGTTGTCATTGGTTTCACAGGACTCAGCTTGTTGTTTACAAATCCTAACTGCTCCTCCTCCCATAGACACATGATGTTGTTTCTCAATAGTGCAGTAGCTGCATGAATAGGGGCAGCACTTCTGAACACGCATCCTTAGCTACTGCATCTGCTGCTTCTTCACCCTGAATGTGAACGTGACCTGGTACCCAGTAGAATGACAATTCCTAGTCATCCCTCTGTAAGAGGGAAAGAGTGTCATCAATCTGAAGATATTTTTCAGGTGGGTACACTTAATCGATAGCCTGAAAGGCACTTAGGGGTTGGTGCAGATAACAGAATTTGGTATCAGAAAGGCACCTCATCGTCTCCAGTGCCCTCTAGATCACATATAATCACCATCATACACTATAAATGTACCAGTTGTGCAAATCTGGATGACACACACACTGGAAATAACACAGCACAACTTCAGGTTACTTGTGTGTAGTCGTTTTATGTACTTTGCCTCTCATGTGTTTACGCTTTTTCATGTAATAAAGCTACAGGGTCCTTGGGTTATAACGCTTTGATGCTGAGGATGGGATTCGACTCCGCATGTTTCACTTCAGTCATTGTTCCTTTGAGTTTAATTTCCATGGAGGCAATGCTTATATTGCTTCTTGAGCAACAGCAGGCACTGTCAGTTGCTATTTCCAGTTTAACAACTACAGTGGCACAACGTGCAGGCCCCAAGAATGACATGTATCCACCGCCATTCCCTGCATACGACAATGCAGTAAAAGATTGGGATCCTTACAAAAAATGACTGCAACATCATTTCCAGACATTTAGGGTAACAGACGCAAGCTTGTGCAAGACTCATCTTTTGTCATGGATCTTACCTCGCGTGTATCAGTTGTTGTGTCAGCTTGCCCACTTACAGGAACCTTCAAGTCTTTCTTTTGGTCAGATGTGTAAGTTACTTTCTACCTATCACTGTAAACACACTCACATTACTGCtgcagtgtacagttctgccatcgcCAAAAGCCACCAAAACAATCATACAGAGCATGGGCAACAGAACTACATGGACTTAATCCTTGTATGACAAATGTTCATACGGAATCCCATGCAGAACAGGCAGTTTTAGATGCAGTCATACACCTTGCTCCTGATAGGGAACTTCTAGAGCGAGCTCTGCAGTGTGAAAATCCTACACTTACGGAAGCATTAACATAGCTCAGTCATTTGAAGTTTCACATACTGCAGGTAGTCAGATAGAAGCCTGGTCTTAAGTTTCACAGATCAGTTCCTCCAAGTCTTCAGTCAGTTTGCTAGGCAACAGCGAAGTTACTACAGCAGTTTAACATACATTTTAGCATCATAAAGGTAATTATCATTCATGACAACAATAGTCCACATCATAACAGCAACAGACCCGTGCTTCAACATGAACGGACTGTGTGCCCCAAACActgggtaatgtgtaataggtgccACAAAAAAGGACACACTGCTTCTGTGTGTAATTTTCTTCTGAACCCAACTGAGGAGGAGCAAatatggatgtgaacagtgtgtcaACAGTGATCGTATCTCTAAGCAA
It includes:
- the LOC126272534 gene encoding uncharacterized protein LOC126272534, with the protein product MKNSVSFICLCLYCILLMPSCLVLLVENPEKAAPKPHRVIGETEHSNGQQFNHNEIEKEVPLREQNSDFQDTRDLPGIGLEKVTLKRNEKKEEITTAEIHSSFEEAVPSQAQDVHLPTQIKQEEDVKIGDVAKECRSTRVWSGIAMLKEK